In the genome of Candidatus Pristimantibacillus lignocellulolyticus, the window ATTTTCAAGATATTGATCTCCCTACAATGATATTCAACAAAAAAGTCGCAACGCCGTTATTAATTAGTTCGATGACAGGAGGAACTGAACTTGCCTCTAGAATTAATCAACAGTTAGCAATTGCTGCAGAGGAGCGAGGTTGGTCTCTTGCTCTAGGTTCGATGCGTGCAGCGATTGAGAATGAGGAACTTGCATATAGCTTTCAAATGAGAAAATTTGCTCCGACGATTCCAATTATTGCAAATGTTGGTTTAGTTCAATTGAATTATGGGGTTACAAATGATCAGTGTCTACGCCTCGTAGAACTTTCTGAAGCAGATGCGCTAGTATTTCATATGAATAGTATGCAAGAAGTATTTCAACCTGAAGGAGATACGAATTTTGCTGATCTATTACGAAAGTTAGAGACAGTTATTAAGGAAACCGACATACCGATTGGTGTGAAAGAAGTGGGCTGGGGAATAGACGGCGAAACAGCTAAAGCATTGCAAAATATTGGCGTACAATTTATTGATGTAGCTGGAGCAGGTGGTACATCTTGGAGTCAAGTTGAGCGATATCGCACATCATCGAAAATCCAATATGCAGCGGCAAGTAGCTTTGCCGACTGGGGCTTAAGTACAGCAGATAGCATTAGAGAAGTATCTGCCGAGGCAAGTGAATGCCTTATTCTCGGTAGTGGTGGGTTACACACTGGTGTTGATGCTGCAAAGGCTATAGCTTTAGGTGCACATGTGGCAGGGTTTGGGCGAACTTTACTTCAGTATGCAGTTCAGTCCATTGACGATCAGTCATTATCAATACCACAATTAATGAGCCCGAAAGAACTGTCATTACTGCAACATATGGAGAAGATTGAGTATGAATTAAAGGTAGCGATGTTTGGTA includes:
- the fni gene encoding type 2 isopentenyl-diphosphate Delta-isomerase, whose product is MGNDHTKTSKRKDEHISICLQEDVQADGISNGLEQWRFKHNPLPNIDFQDIDLPTMIFNKKVATPLLISSMTGGTELASRINQQLAIAAEERGWSLALGSMRAAIENEELAYSFQMRKFAPTIPIIANVGLVQLNYGVTNDQCLRLVELSEADALVFHMNSMQEVFQPEGDTNFADLLRKLETVIKETDIPIGVKEVGWGIDGETAKALQNIGVQFIDVAGAGGTSWSQVERYRTSSKIQYAAASSFADWGLSTADSIREVSAEASECLILGSGGLHTGVDAAKAIALGAHVAGFGRTLLQYAVQSIDDQSLSIPQLMSPKELSLLQHMEKIEYELKVAMFGIGAETITQLKKHDRLIRQ